A stretch of DNA from Carya illinoinensis cultivar Pawnee chromosome 12, C.illinoinensisPawnee_v1, whole genome shotgun sequence:
AACAAAATTAAGGCCAGAAGATCACAACTCGCATCTAATTCCATATATGTGACTAAAATATCACTCCTGATCATATACAGACAATCAAGTATCCAACCCCAAAATATCAGTCATTATCAAACCAACCCAAATCCAGAAGATCAGGAACTTTCCTTTACAAGTTTGCTCAAACAACCGAAAATTAAGGAGAACTCAAACGTTTAAACCCCAACCAAAACCACAGAAGCAAAACTGGGTATCCGAGTGTATTCAGTATCATCAGCGGCTATTATATATGTAGTGAGTTTatgagagaagggaaaaaaaaaaagctcaaaaactATATAGAATTACATGTACGTGAGTTAAACGCAAACAACTGTGGAGACAGAAAGTGGGTAGGGGAAGGTATTGGCATACTGGAAAGAGAGGATAGAGCCATAGAGCAAGGGCTTGCCGTCATTGACAAGGCAATCGTCGTAGCCAAGCCTCTTGAAGATGTTAGGGTTGATGAGGTGGGCAGAGCTGAACCATCCACAGCTCAAATGAATGCCGGAAATGTCGCAGCCTGTGAAGCAGACATTTATGATCTCTACGGTGTAGGTGGGAATGCCACTTGGGAGTGGGGCTGTGGGGCCTTGGCTCACTTCTATGTCGTCCTTGCTACACCTTTCCCCCCACATCCGGTTCGTTTCCTCCAttcctgctgctgctgctgcaaaaGTTAGCAAGCAGGGCCAGGGTTACTTAGGTTTGCATGCACTAAGGTGTGTGCCCGTGTGTCGTACACACTACACGTAAATTTAGGATCAGAATGATCATTCTATTGGCAATAATTCTTACGTGTAATAATAaaagctttatatatatatatataaatcttcaaattttaaattttaaatttctgagTTTTTAATCTATCAATGATTGACATGCGAAtgagtgaatttttttaaaatatatttagtatttttttaaaagtaattattaatgGTCATTAAACACATAATTGTTGTTCGAATATCCGTGTTGTAAAAAGATTCTTAAAATTAAGACACTTGAATGCACCAGcacctaaataaaataaaatcaaggcAAAAACATTAAGAACGTGAACACCCAACAACCCGACCAATAGGATATGTATATCGTCCACAGACAAAATACACTTTTTTGGAGATGATTCACAGGAATTATGGCATGAAAATTAAATGAAGGTAGACACAAAAGTGGCCCAGAAGTCTAGTAGTGGGAGTAGGGTAcgaatcattattttattattattttttaattgaaaattcaACCGGGAGCTTTAAAAGCCAAGTCACAGGGTCACGAGCCACAAAAGATTGACAGCTAGTTGAAAGGAGGGTAGCTAATTTGAAAGAAAGCCTATCCCTAAGGCAACAATATCGATCGATTCGATCCTGCAATAAAGGAAAGAATCGAAGGGGTAGAAACGTCAAGTAATATTTCGGATCGTGTCAAAGGAGAGGAGATCTCCTTCCTCTAAACATGTCTGATATTTTGTTTCGAATACCATTCCCTCCATTAATACAGACAAAGGTGAGCATATTAGGAATTTAGCATGCATTAACACTAATCAAAACACAGGCGTGCACCTCTGACACCTTAGCCAGCATACGTACGCATCGTAGTGAACATAGCGGAGGGACGACCAAATTCGTAGGGATGGATCCTAGGCTCctagcatctctctctctctctctctctcgcggcAACAccgattactttttttttttttgtttttttgttgaaaGAATAGAAAGcaacaaaatagaataagaaaagcatgaagaagaagaagaagaacggcGTACGTACGTCTCTCACCATCATGAAGAAGAAGCTTGCGATGCAGTGCAGTGAGCGTCGTGGAGTTTTCATTGTCCAAGAGGACCAAGGAGCTCCTCCTCACATCTGCCATTAACAATTAATACTTcaatgtatatatacacacacacacaactttAATCAaattgtttgtttctttttcgtTTGATAAAAAGCTAGCAGACAACAATTAAAGGACGAAATCGAAAGGAAAAGACGACAACAGACCAAAACAAAGAACAGAGTTCCTTGTATTGCGGAAAACAGAGATTGAGAGAAAAAAGGCCATGCAATAATAGATCAAGCACATAAGAAGATAAACAAACAACTGTAAAGAGTAATCGATGAATATATCAGTCATGTATAAGCTATTATACAcagaatatatatgtatgaactAAGAGACCGGAGCACCTGAGAGAAGCAGAGGCGACATTAATACGACGAAATGGAAGAACAACAGCGTCGCTGCTAAAGCCAGTATAGTGAGGATTTTCGAGAACGACAAGGAGAAGGAAGGGTCTCTCATCCTTGGGGAAACGATAAAAGGAATATGGAAGACTCTGTTGGAAACACGAATCGGACAAACGTGAATAacgaacaaaaacaaaaaaagaaacagagagGTCGGCGAAGGATATACATAGCACCGGAAACCTACGgcaccaaaaatatatatatatatatataatgacacCAAGGAAATTAAatggacaaaaaataaaaaataaaaaaaagaacggTCCGGATTGGAGGTGGAGGATAACAATCACGGGGCTAGCTAGCTACCAATAGATAGACTCACTCTACAGTTGATAGCCCAACACCAGGTACGACCATTTGGAACCCCAACTAGCCTATTTAAAGTTatgcatatttatttatttaaaaaaaatattaaaggaaCTGTAAAATTACGATCAGATAAGACTTCCAAAGTAGAGAGAAGGATCGGGGATTTTCCAGGAAACTTAAGAaacattagaaaaataaaataaaaaagaaaaagttggcAGCGGGATTTTGGAACGAGGGGAGGGGTGGGAGAGAAGAGCAGGGTGGTAGAGAATGCAGAGAGCGAGGCCTTAGTGCAGCAGTTGTCGTGGGTGCATGCAAAAATGGCAGAACGGGTTTGTCCTGTAATCCCGAAATGACAAAACAGCAGTACATCCTACGTCACTGGATTTTAAAGCACAGTTAAacagtataaatatataaaaataacataaatattttaattaaaaaaactatataaaataatgaatattgcTAGGGCGCCGCACCACCAGTGACCCGTatgcaaaatttatatttttaatttttttcatatttttttttcattattttctaacacttttaaatagtttaaaaaaatattaatatattaataatcacttccttaatcaatagtaaaaataaataaataaataaaaaataaatatataaacaatcaaaataaattgataaaataaaaaaataaaataacattattaaaaaataatctcataaaatGATATATCTTAATatgattcataatattataaagttattctattataaaatagatctaatggaTTAAATGAAActaagttaatttataaaattatttttatataatttctttatgactgtattacttttttataaaaaataaaaattattcattatctttatatcacatatcatatattattttatattttattatttttttacttctatatatattatatggatgataagtactaaaacttaattaatttaagaataaaattattacaatgTGTACAGGCACACGAGTATAGGCCCAGCTTTAAGCCTTGGTTTGGAATGGAAATCGGAAAATGAATTGTTTGAGTGGATGTGTCTGTATTCGCGTGGaattaagtaaatatataaataatagcaGTATGTAACTTTGCTTGTTCAACATTAACAGTGTATGCACGTggggttttttattattattgttattatttaaaaataaaatggggaATGACTGATATGCTTCTCATCGTGCTATGATTACCTGTCTTCCATTTCATATTTTTCCAGTTCTCAGATTTGGCAGCGACCAATGGAATGGAATTATTACGTGGCATTGATTGACTTAAGTCTCTTTAAATGGTAAAAgtgttctattttattttattttattattataaatttttttaattctcatataatataatacggaatttaatttttttaattttaaaataataataataatattaaaaaataatattttaaaaatattttatttaatttttatctaaaactatctcaatttatctcactATTGAACCTCAATATCTTTGTtgactttgtattttttttataagatagttGTAGTCGTGATTGCataaatactatatattgaatccaaaattttaagtttcatgtgattataaatctatacatgaattttgatgataacaaataaattcaaagaataaaggagtttcaagctcaagttgtccacacaatggagtcgagtacatcaaagaaccaagcatgagcaagaaggaaacaagttcacattaaagtcatagaataatgttgtaaatctcttaaaatttgaaattaggattaatgctcaaaattaatattttatcataaagcattaaaatacattttccatatgtgcatgaatatttttgaaaattaaatttaaaaatttttaaagatgattgattgtcatcttttacatgtgcatgccttgattaaagggttgaactttgaaaatattaaagatgattgattgtcatcttttacatatgcatgccttgattaaagggttgaactttgaaaatattaaaaatgattgattgtcatctttcatatgtgcatgttttatttgaatattttcaaaagtgattgatgtttttttagatttatacaaaaggtagatgattttgtttgaaaattttgaaaagtaaagtgtgctctttttgtcatatacaaaaaataaaagattagatttgaattttttgaaaagaaaagtgtgctccttttgtcatatgcaaaaagtaaaagattagatttgaattttttgaaaatgaaagtgtgcacattttgtcatatgtcaaaaataaaagattaggtttgattttttttaaaaaagtgaatgatgttgtctttgacatgtgaatctttttaaatttgaatatgaagtctcatatgcttataaatagatcatttgagagctttacattcacaacatctagagcatacaacattcattcaaagctttcattctctcttctctaagcattgagccttaatccttattcattttaaaagatatagtttgcgctgtattgttcttatttcactcattgagaagtgttttctgataacctacccactatcagcttttatATCAAAAAAAGGTGTGtgtaacccttgtgcatgtagaaagtattctacatggagaataattgaatcaccacgtgtaagatgattgcaagtatagagggtgttctacacggatcctttgtagcggtgttgttcaaaggtgtaataggtttctatctccacctgaacgaggttgaataatgaatttgggaatcttcaaggggtagcttgaggcgaggacgtaggcgtagggccgaacctcgttaacatactgagtttgcttctctcttatccttactctttttatttattgttatttcatattttgtttatattttatattatatatttgatttataattgttattttttttaatataactcaattcacccccctcttgtgttagtcatctggacaacaattggtatcagagctaagagctctattataagattaactatcttttgagttaagatcttatggctaatattgcagcttcatttggtgaaggtcaaacTAGCAGTCGGCCTTCACTCTTTTGTAGAGATAATTACCCATTCtaaaaagttagaatgagaatattcttaCAGGCTTAAGgttgagaaatctggaaatatattgtaaatggaccttatattctaacaaaagtggttgatggagtaaaagtcaaaaaggaagaagaagagtttgatcgtgaagacgatatactttatactttgaatttaactattatgaatttattatttaatgctctcaatggaaatgaatttaatagaataataacttgtgatacggcaaaagaaatttgggataacttggaagttacttataaaggaacttcgcaagtcaagaaatcaaaaatttatattcttacccatgaatatgaaatgtttaaaatgaatgatgatgaatctatttctaatatgcacactcgttttactaacatcataaacagcttgatagCTCTTGataaagtttattccaaggtggaaatagtaagaaaaattctcaactctctatcaAAACGctaggaatcaaaagtgacagcgattcttgaagctagagacctcaagaagctcgaagtgaatgaactcatcgggtcacttatcacccatgagtacacattgaaaagaggagaagaagaaggaaagccaaagaagagcttggcatttaaagctgttcctcatgaaagtgaaagtgatgaagatgaggaaaatgaagataaagatgaagaagttgcgatgataagaagaagaattcagaggttcttaaagaaaaataaaactcctccgagaaaatccttcaaaaagttttccaagaaagatttaggtaaaaataacactttaatttgttataaatacaataaacctggtcatatcaagccagattgtcctctgctaaagaaagatcgaaataagggtaagaaagcaatgaaagctacatatgatgataattcaagtagctcagatagtgaagcaagcaatgaagaatcagcaaatctttgtcttatggctaaagatgacattgaggtaacaaatcttgataatattgaagatccttcatatgaagaattgcaaaatgttttagaagagatttatgaggaatttgaaaaattggatatcaaatatactgctttgaaaaagaaaaattcttttttaacaaatgaaattgatattttaagaaaagaaagtatcattttgaaatatgaaaatcttgaattgaataagaagaaaaccgatttagaaaatattgttgaaaactttacgaatagaaaaaaaaattttgaaaaacttcttggta
This window harbors:
- the LOC122289872 gene encoding protein TAPETUM DETERMINANT 1-like isoform X1 — translated: MRDPSFSLSFSKILTILALAATLLFFHFVVLMSPLLLSDVRRSSLVLLDNENSTTLTALHRKLLLHDGERPAAAGMEETNRMWGERCSKDDIEVSQGPTAPLPSGIPTYTVEIINVCFTGCDISGIHLSCGWFSSAHLINPNIFKRLGYDDCLVNDGKPLLYGSILSFQYANTFPYPLSVSTVVCV
- the LOC122289872 gene encoding TPD1 protein homolog 1-like isoform X3, with protein sequence MRDPSFSLSFSKILTILALAATLLFFHFVVLMSPLLLSDVRRSSLVLLDNENSTTLTALHRKLLLHDAAAAGMEETNRMWGERCSKDDIEVSQGPTAPLPSGIPTYTVEIINVCFTGCDISGIHLSCGWFSSAHLINPNIFKRLGYDDCLVNDGKPLLYGSILSFQYANTFPYPLSVSTVVCV
- the LOC122289872 gene encoding TPD1 protein homolog 1-like isoform X4; amino-acid sequence: MRDPSFSLSFSKILTILALAATLLFFHFVVLMSPLLLSDVRRSSLVLLDNENSTTLTALHRKLLLHDAAAGMEETNRMWGERCSKDDIEVSQGPTAPLPSGIPTYTVEIINVCFTGCDISGIHLSCGWFSSAHLINPNIFKRLGYDDCLVNDGKPLLYGSILSFQYANTFPYPLSVSTVVCV
- the LOC122289872 gene encoding TPD1 protein homolog 1-like isoform X2 — protein: MRDPSFSLSFSKILTILALAATLLFFHFVVLMSPLLLSDVRRSSLVLLDNENSTTLTALHRKLLLHDGERPAAGMEETNRMWGERCSKDDIEVSQGPTAPLPSGIPTYTVEIINVCFTGCDISGIHLSCGWFSSAHLINPNIFKRLGYDDCLVNDGKPLLYGSILSFQYANTFPYPLSVSTVVCV